The Alistipes finegoldii DSM 17242 DNA segment CTCATTTCGTGCAGCATGGTCGAGTAGAAGGCTTCCAGGTCGTGAAACTGCTCTTGGCGCGGCAGGACGATCCTATCGTCACAGGGAGAGTAGAAGGCTGCATCTCCCGACTTCTGGAGAATCGGGCAGACCCACGACTGCGCGGCAAGCAGCCGCTCAAGTACGGGGTGCACGCTCCCCGACGGACGTGGCGTCATCGACTGACGCTCCAGGAGCTTCTGCCACTGTTCCGGGAAGCGCTCCTCGAAATCCGTCTGATCGAGGTTCAGAACCGGATAATAGCGTAAACTGAAGCGCAGTACATACTCGGCGCGGGCGCTTTCGGGCAAGGCGTTGTATTCCTCGACCGTAAGATACCGGCGCTGACCGTCGGTCGGATTATTCGCCTGGTAAAAAGGTTTCCAGAATACCACCGGGAACTGTTTGGAGCCCTTCCTGACCGTCAGGCCGCGTTCTTTGGCCTGACGAAAGGTCAGGAATACCGGAGTCCGGTAACCCTTGACTTCCGTAAGCATGAGCAGCGTCAAAAGGTTCGTGCCGGCATACCTCTTACCCGTGATGTTGCAGGGAAGGAGGCCCTGGCCGTAGAACCACGGCTTTTGCCACGTTTGAGTCATGGATTCGATTTTCAAGACCAGCAGCTCGGCGATGTGCGTCGAGACCTTTTCGAGAACCTGTGAATGTCCCATTGATTTGTTGCAGACTTTATACTCCTGCGCCGG contains these protein-coding regions:
- a CDS encoding ArdC family protein, whose translation is MGHSQVLEKVSTHIAELLVLKIESMTQTWQKPWFYGQGLLPCNITGKRYAGTNLLTLLMLTEVKGYRTPVFLTFRQAKERGLTVRKGSKQFPVVFWKPFYQANNPTDGQRRYLTVEEYNALPESARAEYVLRFSLRYYPVLNLDQTDFEERFPEQWQKLLERQSMTPRPSGSVHPVLERLLAAQSWVCPILQKSGDAAFYSPCDDRIVLPRQEQFHDLEAFYSTMLHEMSHSTGSAGRLDRHLGEPSTAAYGREELVAEFSAALVGLGLGVSSGIRAENVAYLKAWLRELREKPVFIFSVLSDVQQVVRFFEEELCMRLFDTAPAENGA